In Micromonospora purpureochromogenes, a single window of DNA contains:
- the panB gene encoding 3-methyl-2-oxobutanoate hydroxymethyltransferase: protein MVESTPTEVTALYGGPATRRVRTRDLIAAKERGDRWAMLTSYDQYTASIFDAAGIPVLLVGDSAANNVFGYETTLPVTAEELLPLVRAVVRATRHSLIVGDLPFGSYEEGPTQALRTAVRFMKEGGCHAVKLEGGRRCADQIAAIVGAGIPVMAHIGFTPQSEHTLGGYRVQGRGDTADEVLADARAVAEAGAFAVVLEMVSGEVAKRITAELPIPTVGIGAGPDTDAQVLVWQDMAGLRTGKAPRFVKRYADLAGTLSEATRRFADEVRGGEFPAAEHTF from the coding sequence ATGGTGGAGTCCACCCCGACCGAGGTGACCGCCCTCTACGGCGGCCCGGCCACCCGGCGGGTACGCACCCGCGACCTGATCGCCGCCAAGGAGCGCGGCGACCGCTGGGCGATGCTCACCTCGTACGACCAGTACACCGCCTCGATCTTCGACGCCGCCGGCATCCCCGTGCTGCTGGTCGGCGACTCGGCGGCGAACAACGTGTTCGGCTACGAGACCACCCTGCCGGTGACCGCCGAGGAGCTGCTGCCGCTGGTCCGGGCCGTGGTCCGGGCGACCCGGCACTCGCTGATCGTCGGGGACCTGCCCTTCGGCTCGTACGAGGAGGGCCCGACCCAGGCGCTGCGTACGGCGGTGCGGTTCATGAAGGAGGGCGGCTGCCACGCGGTGAAGCTGGAGGGCGGCCGGCGCTGCGCCGACCAGATCGCCGCGATCGTCGGCGCCGGCATCCCGGTGATGGCGCACATCGGCTTCACCCCGCAGAGCGAGCACACCCTGGGCGGCTACCGGGTCCAGGGGCGCGGCGACACCGCCGACGAGGTGCTCGCCGACGCCCGGGCGGTGGCCGAGGCGGGGGCGTTCGCGGTGGTGCTGGAGATGGTGTCGGGCGAGGTGGCCAAGCGGATCACCGCGGAGCTGCCGATCCCGACGGTGGGCATCGGCGCCGGCCCGGACACCGACGCCCAGGTGCTGGTCTGGCAGGACATGGCCGGCCTGCGTACCGGTAAGGCGCCACGGTTCGTCAAGCGCTACGCGGACCTGGCCGGGACGCTGTCCGAGGCGACCCGGCGCTTCGCCGACGAGGTACGCGGCGGCGAGTTCCCCGCCGCCGAGCACACCTTCTAG